A genomic region of Burkholderia humptydooensis contains the following coding sequences:
- a CDS encoding L-lactate permease — MNPSFALPAGTAFAQPLTPVGHSLALSFAVAVLPIAVALAMLGLLRRPAWQASLGGLLTGGVVAVAVWGMPAGLALNAVGAGMALALIPVMWIVFNALLLYNVAVKSGRFDQFRQWMLDHLPDDRRLVLLVVAFSFGCLLEGISGFGTPVAITSALLIALGFPALEALTFTLIFNTAPVAFGALGVPITVLGAVTSLHPDTLGAMVGRQLPFFALLLPFYVVGIYGGPRSIGRLWPALFVSGGSFALAQFVTSNFISYQLTDVLSSLTSLIVTIGFLKIWKPQPDPQFAIPRGASAAGAAAAHGRVGYGGWLPWLVVSVIVIFWVHAGVAAIGDVKIKWPGLHDAVYVTLYHKSYSAIWDFQPLGTGTAILLSAVVTAVWTRTDFASFSGCVAQTWRQTRIAIVTVMMIVGLAYLLNYSGMSYTLGMGVASTGALFPLVSATLGWIAVFLSGSDTSGNALFGNLQVVAARQLGFDPVLMAATNSSGGVMGKMISPQNIATGVSTTDLKGQEGVVFARTFWHSVFLTLLLGVLVFLQQHVLSWMIPALPH; from the coding sequence ATGAACCCTTCATTCGCACTGCCGGCGGGAACGGCGTTCGCCCAGCCGCTCACCCCCGTCGGCCATTCGCTCGCACTGTCGTTCGCCGTCGCCGTGCTGCCGATCGCCGTCGCGCTCGCGATGCTCGGGCTGCTGCGGCGCCCCGCGTGGCAGGCGTCGCTCGGGGGCCTGCTGACGGGCGGCGTCGTCGCGGTCGCCGTCTGGGGGATGCCCGCCGGTCTCGCGCTGAATGCGGTCGGCGCCGGCATGGCGCTCGCGCTGATCCCCGTCATGTGGATCGTGTTCAACGCGCTGCTTCTCTACAACGTCGCGGTGAAATCGGGCCGCTTCGATCAGTTTCGCCAATGGATGCTCGATCATCTGCCCGACGATCGCCGCCTCGTGCTGCTCGTCGTCGCATTCTCGTTCGGCTGCCTGCTCGAAGGCATCTCCGGATTCGGCACGCCGGTCGCGATCACGAGCGCGCTTCTGATCGCGCTCGGCTTCCCGGCGCTCGAGGCGCTCACGTTCACGCTGATCTTCAACACCGCGCCCGTCGCGTTCGGCGCGCTCGGCGTGCCGATCACCGTGCTCGGCGCGGTGACGTCGCTGCATCCGGACACGCTCGGCGCGATGGTCGGCCGCCAGTTGCCGTTCTTCGCGCTGCTGCTGCCGTTCTACGTCGTCGGCATCTACGGCGGCCCGCGCTCGATCGGCCGGCTGTGGCCGGCGCTCTTCGTGTCGGGCGGCAGCTTCGCGCTCGCGCAGTTCGTCACGTCGAACTTCATCAGCTATCAACTGACCGACGTGCTGTCATCGCTCACGTCGCTGATCGTCACGATCGGCTTCCTGAAGATCTGGAAGCCGCAGCCCGATCCGCAGTTCGCGATCCCGCGCGGCGCGTCGGCCGCCGGCGCCGCCGCCGCGCACGGGCGCGTCGGCTACGGCGGCTGGCTGCCGTGGCTCGTCGTGTCGGTGATCGTGATCTTCTGGGTGCACGCGGGCGTCGCCGCGATCGGCGACGTGAAGATCAAGTGGCCCGGCCTGCACGACGCGGTCTACGTGACGCTCTATCACAAGTCGTACTCGGCGATCTGGGATTTCCAGCCGCTCGGCACCGGCACCGCGATCCTGCTGTCGGCGGTCGTCACGGCCGTCTGGACGCGCACCGATTTCGCGAGCTTCTCGGGCTGCGTCGCGCAGACATGGCGGCAGACGCGCATCGCGATCGTCACGGTGATGATGATCGTCGGGCTCGCGTACCTGCTCAACTACTCGGGGATGAGCTACACGCTCGGGATGGGCGTCGCGTCGACGGGCGCGCTGTTCCCGCTCGTGTCGGCGACGCTCGGCTGGATCGCGGTGTTCCTGTCCGGCAGCGACACGTCGGGCAATGCGCTCTTCGGCAACCTGCAGGTCGTCGCCGCGCGGCAGCTCGGCTTCGATCCGGTGCTGATGGCCGCGACGAACTCGTCGGGCGGCGTGATGGGCAAGATGATCTCGCCGCAGAACATCGCCACGGGCGTGTCGACGACGGACCTGAAAGGGCAGGAAGGCGTCGTGTTCGCGCGGACGTTCTGGCACAGCGTGTTCCTGACGCTGCTGCTCGGCGTGCTCGTGTTCCTGCAGCAGCACGTGCTGAGCTGGATGATTCCGGCGCTGCCGCATTGA
- a CDS encoding bifunctional sugar phosphate isomerase/epimerase/4-hydroxyphenylpyruvate dioxygenase family protein: MQRSIATVSLSGTLVEKLSAIRAAGFDGVEIFENDLLYFDGSPADVRAIAADLGLDIVLFQPFRDFEGVPPERLARNLERARRKFELMHELGADRILVCSNVSPDAIGDDALLVDQLGALARAAQEAGVVVAYEALAWGRNVKTYGHAWQLVDAVDHPHLGLALDSFHTLSLDDSPDGIARIPGHRIAFVQIADAPKLAMDVLEWSRHYRSFPGQGDFDLAGFTARVIESGYAGPLSLEIFNDGFRAAPTALTAADGYRSLLYLEETTRERLARDVRQARQAQRTPRDLPAAREAREASEARAASAPRAHIAPTPSQPPSQPLFAPPPAPAHIGFQFIEFAVDAAAADNVAGWLGKLRFRRAGRHRSKDVTLYQHGAASIVLNAERDSFADAFFQAHGLSLCASAFRVDDARLAFERAAGYGYAPFSGRVGPNERVLQSVRAPDGSLNYFVDETPGAPTLYESDFVLTDIDGPSEVGPLVGIDHVCLALPADALDTWVLFFKTAFGFEAERNWLVPDPYGLVRSRAVRSPDGSVRIALNASVDRHTAVVRSLERYRGTGLNHVAFRTNDIGAAIAEFAADGVPFLRIPRNYYDDLAARYALPDETIDTLSRHHLLYDRDDAGGEFLHAYTELVDGRFSFEIVERRGGYDGYGAANAAVRLAAQAQRGT, translated from the coding sequence ATGCAGCGTTCGATCGCCACCGTGTCGCTATCGGGCACGCTCGTCGAGAAGCTCAGCGCGATCCGCGCCGCCGGCTTCGACGGCGTCGAGATCTTCGAGAACGACTTGCTGTACTTCGACGGCTCGCCCGCCGACGTGCGCGCAATCGCCGCCGATCTCGGCCTCGACATCGTGCTGTTCCAGCCGTTTCGCGACTTCGAGGGCGTGCCGCCCGAGCGTCTCGCGCGCAATCTCGAGCGCGCGAGGCGCAAGTTCGAGCTGATGCACGAGCTCGGCGCGGACCGCATTCTCGTGTGCAGCAACGTGTCGCCGGACGCGATCGGCGACGACGCGCTGCTCGTCGACCAGTTGGGCGCGCTCGCGCGCGCCGCGCAGGAAGCGGGCGTCGTCGTCGCGTACGAGGCGCTTGCGTGGGGTCGGAACGTGAAGACCTACGGGCACGCGTGGCAGCTCGTCGACGCGGTCGACCATCCTCATCTCGGGCTCGCGCTCGACAGCTTCCACACGCTGTCGCTCGACGATTCGCCGGACGGCATCGCGCGCATTCCCGGCCACCGGATCGCGTTCGTGCAGATCGCCGACGCGCCGAAGCTCGCGATGGACGTGCTCGAATGGAGCCGGCATTACCGGTCGTTTCCGGGCCAGGGCGACTTCGACCTCGCGGGGTTCACCGCGCGCGTGATCGAATCGGGCTACGCAGGGCCGCTGTCGCTCGAAATCTTCAACGACGGCTTTCGCGCCGCGCCGACCGCGCTGACGGCCGCGGACGGCTATCGGTCGCTGCTGTATCTCGAGGAGACGACGCGCGAGCGGCTCGCGCGCGATGTGCGGCAGGCGCGGCAAGCGCAGCGGACACCGCGCGACCTGCCGGCGGCACGCGAGGCACGCGAGGCCAGCGAAGCGCGCGCCGCGAGCGCGCCGCGCGCGCACATCGCGCCGACGCCCTCACAGCCGCCCTCGCAGCCGCTCTTCGCGCCGCCGCCCGCGCCCGCGCACATCGGCTTTCAGTTCATCGAATTCGCAGTCGACGCGGCCGCCGCCGACAACGTCGCCGGCTGGCTCGGCAAGCTGCGCTTCAGGCGCGCGGGCCGCCATCGCTCGAAGGACGTGACGCTGTATCAGCACGGCGCGGCGTCGATCGTGCTGAACGCCGAGCGCGACTCGTTCGCCGACGCGTTCTTCCAGGCGCACGGCCTGTCGCTGTGCGCGTCGGCGTTTCGCGTCGACGACGCGCGCCTCGCGTTCGAGCGCGCGGCGGGCTACGGCTACGCGCCGTTCTCGGGCCGCGTCGGCCCGAACGAGCGCGTGCTGCAAAGCGTGCGCGCGCCCGACGGCAGCCTGAACTACTTCGTCGACGAGACGCCCGGCGCGCCGACGCTGTACGAATCGGATTTCGTGCTGACCGACATCGACGGGCCGAGCGAAGTCGGCCCGCTCGTCGGCATCGATCACGTGTGCCTCGCGCTGCCCGCCGACGCGCTCGATACGTGGGTGCTGTTCTTCAAGACCGCATTCGGCTTCGAGGCCGAGCGCAACTGGCTCGTGCCCGATCCGTACGGGCTCGTGCGCAGCCGCGCGGTGCGCAGCCCGGACGGCTCGGTGCGCATCGCGCTCAATGCGTCGGTGGACCGGCATACGGCCGTCGTCCGGTCGCTCGAGCGCTATCGCGGCACGGGGCTCAATCACGTTGCGTTCCGCACGAACGACATCGGCGCGGCGATCGCCGAATTCGCCGCCGACGGCGTGCCGTTCCTGCGGATTCCACGCAATTACTACGACGATCTCGCCGCGCGCTACGCGCTGCCCGACGAGACGATCGACACGCTGAGCCGCCATCACCTGCTGTACGACCGCGACGATGCGGGCGGCGAGTTCCTGCACGCGTACACCGAGCTCGTCGACGGCCGCTTCTCGTTCGAGATCGTCGAGCGGCGCGGCGGCTACGACGGATACGGCGCGGCGAACGCGGCCGTGCGGCTCGCGGCGCAGGCGCAGCGCGGGACATGA
- the aroQ gene encoding type II 3-dehydroquinate dehydratase, which produces MSKPKVLVLNGPNLNLLGKREPHIYGSETLQDVERRCADAAHALGLALEFRQSNAEHQLIDWLHEARERVEGVVINPAAYTHTSVAIADALAALGKPIIEVHISNVHRREAFRHHSFVSAVADGVICGCGTEGYVLALQRIATLIREEGAR; this is translated from the coding sequence ATGAGCAAGCCGAAGGTGCTGGTCCTGAACGGGCCGAACCTGAACCTGCTGGGCAAGCGCGAGCCGCACATCTACGGCTCGGAAACGCTGCAGGACGTCGAGCGCCGCTGCGCGGACGCCGCGCACGCGCTCGGCCTCGCGCTCGAGTTTCGCCAGTCGAACGCCGAGCATCAATTGATCGACTGGCTGCACGAAGCGCGCGAGCGCGTCGAGGGTGTCGTGATCAATCCGGCTGCGTACACGCACACGTCGGTCGCGATCGCCGATGCGCTCGCCGCGCTCGGCAAGCCGATCATCGAAGTGCACATCTCGAACGTCCACCGGCGCGAGGCGTTCCGTCACCATTCGTTCGTGTCGGCGGTCGCCGATGGCGTGATCTGCGGCTGCGGCACCGAAGGCTACGTGCTCGCGCTGCAACGGATCGCGACGCTGATCCGCGAGGAGGGTGCGCGATGA
- a CDS encoding shikimate dehydrogenase has product MSGRSFLIGLIGAGIGGSLSPAMHEEEGRRQGLSYVYRRIDLDALRLAADALPELLAAAERMGFDGLNITHPCKQRVIEHLDELSPDAAALGAVNTVRLLDGRRIGHNTDWSGFAKAFARGLPGAPLERVVQLGAGGAGAAVAHAALTMGAAELALFDVDPTRALALADQLQARFPHARLSAGGPLADALANANGLIHATPTGMLGHPGLPLPAELLRSDLWVADIVYFPLENELIRTARALGCRTLPGGGMAVYQAADAFEIFTGRPPDAERMFGHFQALVAR; this is encoded by the coding sequence ATGAGCGGACGTTCGTTTCTGATCGGTCTGATCGGCGCCGGGATCGGCGGTTCGCTGTCGCCCGCGATGCACGAGGAGGAGGGGCGCCGCCAGGGCTTGAGCTACGTGTACCGGCGCATCGATCTCGACGCGCTGCGGCTCGCGGCCGACGCGCTGCCCGAGCTGCTCGCGGCCGCCGAGCGGATGGGCTTCGACGGCCTGAACATCACGCATCCGTGCAAGCAGCGCGTGATCGAGCATCTGGACGAGCTGTCGCCGGACGCGGCCGCGCTCGGCGCGGTCAACACGGTGCGCTTGCTCGACGGCCGGCGGATCGGACACAACACCGACTGGTCGGGCTTTGCGAAGGCGTTCGCGCGCGGGCTGCCGGGCGCGCCGCTCGAACGCGTCGTGCAACTGGGCGCGGGCGGCGCGGGCGCGGCCGTCGCGCATGCGGCGCTGACGATGGGCGCGGCGGAACTCGCGCTCTTCGACGTCGACCCGACGCGCGCGCTCGCGCTCGCCGACCAACTTCAGGCGCGCTTCCCGCACGCGCGGCTGAGCGCGGGCGGCCCGCTCGCCGACGCGCTCGCGAACGCGAACGGCCTCATTCACGCGACGCCGACCGGCATGCTCGGGCACCCGGGCCTGCCGCTGCCGGCGGAACTGCTGCGAAGCGATCTCTGGGTGGCCGACATCGTTTATTTCCCGCTCGAGAACGAGCTGATCCGCACCGCGCGCGCGCTCGGCTGCCGCACGCTGCCGGGCGGCGGCATGGCGGTGTACCAGGCGGCCGACGCGTTCGAGATCTTCACCGGCCGCCCGCCGGACGCCGAACGGATGTTCGGGCACTTCCAGGCGCTCGTCGCGCGCTGA
- a CDS encoding MFS transporter, translating into MPQPINTDAVPNAAGAPARAAGAAQPRSNARYRILALLAIGTMINYLDRTVLGVAAPGLTKELGIGAAAMGVMFSAFSWTYVLAQVPGGLLLDRFGSRITYYWSMTLWSLFTLLQGFVHGVAPLLACRLGLGLSEAPCFPTNSRVVATWFPQKERAMATGTYTVGEYIGLAFLSPALFALMGAFGWRSLFWVVGGVGIVFGFVWWKFYHEPKDHPRANAAELAYIEEGGGLVQSAAGGGSRATFNWGIAGRLLKKRQLAGICLGQFAGNSTLVFFLTWFPTYLATERHMGWLKIGFFAVMPFIAASVGVMFGGLFSDWLLRRGKSANVARKLPIIAGLLLASTIVLANYVRSNEAVIAIMSVAFFAQGMAALGWTLVSDIAPEGLLGATGGIFNLAANLAGIVTPLVVGFIVAATGSFVGALAFIGVVALIGALSYIFVVGDIKRIEL; encoded by the coding sequence ATGCCCCAGCCGATCAACACCGACGCCGTGCCGAACGCGGCCGGCGCGCCTGCCCGCGCGGCGGGCGCCGCGCAGCCGCGCTCGAATGCGCGTTACCGGATTCTCGCGCTGCTCGCGATCGGGACGATGATCAATTATCTCGATCGCACGGTGCTCGGCGTCGCGGCGCCGGGGCTCACGAAAGAGCTCGGCATCGGCGCAGCGGCGATGGGCGTGATGTTCTCCGCGTTCTCGTGGACCTACGTGCTCGCGCAGGTGCCGGGCGGCCTGCTGCTCGACCGCTTCGGCAGCAGGATCACCTATTACTGGTCGATGACGCTGTGGTCGCTGTTCACGCTGCTGCAGGGCTTCGTGCACGGCGTCGCGCCGCTCCTCGCGTGCCGGCTCGGGCTCGGCCTTTCCGAGGCGCCGTGCTTTCCGACCAACAGCCGCGTCGTCGCGACGTGGTTTCCGCAGAAGGAGCGCGCGATGGCGACGGGCACCTATACCGTCGGCGAATACATCGGCCTCGCGTTCCTGAGCCCCGCGCTGTTCGCGCTGATGGGCGCGTTCGGCTGGCGCTCGCTCTTCTGGGTCGTGGGCGGCGTCGGCATTGTGTTCGGCTTCGTCTGGTGGAAGTTCTATCACGAGCCGAAGGACCATCCGCGCGCGAACGCGGCCGAGCTCGCGTACATCGAGGAAGGCGGCGGGCTCGTGCAGTCGGCGGCGGGCGGCGGCTCGCGCGCGACGTTCAACTGGGGCATCGCCGGCCGATTGCTGAAGAAGCGCCAGCTCGCGGGCATCTGCCTCGGCCAGTTCGCCGGCAACTCGACGCTCGTGTTCTTCCTCACGTGGTTCCCGACCTACCTCGCGACCGAGCGCCACATGGGCTGGCTCAAGATCGGCTTCTTCGCGGTGATGCCGTTCATCGCCGCGTCGGTCGGCGTGATGTTCGGCGGGCTCTTCTCCGACTGGCTGCTGCGCCGCGGGAAATCGGCGAACGTCGCGCGCAAGCTGCCGATCATCGCGGGCCTGTTGCTCGCGTCGACGATCGTGCTCGCGAACTACGTGCGGAGCAACGAGGCGGTGATCGCGATCATGTCGGTCGCGTTCTTCGCGCAGGGAATGGCCGCGCTCGGCTGGACGCTCGTGTCCGACATCGCGCCCGAGGGCCTCCTCGGCGCGACGGGCGGCATCTTCAACCTCGCCGCGAACCTCGCGGGCATCGTCACGCCGCTCGTCGTCGGTTTCATCGTCGCGGCGACCGGATCGTTCGTCGGCGCGCTCGCGTTCATCGGCGTCGTCGCGCTGATCGGCGCGCTGTCGTACATCTTCGTCGTCGGCGACATCAAGCGGATCGAGCTGTAG
- a CDS encoding 2-aminoethylphosphonate--pyruvate transaminase, translating to MPQRDPILLTPGPLTTSRITRDAMLRDWGSWDAAFNRLTKSVCADLVRIADGGDAYVCVPLQGSGTFAVEAALGTLVPRDGCVLVPDNGAYCARIARILRRLGIAHVELRFAEDEPASAQAIDAALARDARITHVALVHLETSAGLLNPLDDIAAVCRARGKALLVDAMSSFGALPIALAGSGIDALVSASGKCLEGVPGMGFVIVRRALLEAAEGRSPSVALDLHDQYAYMQRTSQWRFTPPTHVLAALRAALDQFFDEGGQPARGARYAQNCTTLVEGMRALGFEPFLDARAQAPVIVTFHAPADPAYAFAALYAAVRDAGYVLYPGKLTTADTFRVGCIGALGAPEMRGAVAAIGGALKSLGIAMR from the coding sequence ATGCCACAACGTGATCCCATCCTGCTGACGCCCGGCCCGCTGACGACGTCGCGCATCACACGCGACGCGATGCTGCGCGACTGGGGCTCGTGGGACGCCGCTTTCAACCGGCTGACGAAGAGCGTCTGCGCGGATCTCGTGCGGATCGCGGACGGCGGCGACGCATACGTCTGCGTGCCGCTGCAAGGCAGCGGCACGTTCGCCGTCGAGGCGGCGCTCGGCACGCTCGTGCCGCGCGACGGTTGCGTGCTCGTGCCGGACAACGGCGCGTATTGCGCGCGGATCGCGAGGATTCTGCGCCGGCTCGGCATCGCGCACGTCGAGCTGCGGTTCGCCGAAGACGAGCCGGCGAGCGCGCAAGCGATCGACGCGGCGCTCGCGCGCGACGCGCGCATCACGCACGTCGCGCTCGTGCATCTGGAGACGAGCGCCGGCCTGCTGAACCCGCTCGACGACATCGCCGCCGTCTGCCGCGCGCGCGGCAAGGCGCTGCTCGTCGATGCGATGAGTTCGTTCGGCGCGCTGCCGATCGCGCTCGCGGGCAGCGGCATCGATGCGCTGGTCTCGGCGAGCGGCAAGTGTCTGGAAGGGGTGCCCGGCATGGGCTTCGTGATCGTGCGGCGCGCGCTGCTCGAGGCGGCTGAGGGGCGCTCGCCGTCGGTCGCGCTCGATCTGCACGACCAGTACGCGTACATGCAGCGCACGTCGCAATGGCGCTTCACGCCGCCGACGCACGTGCTCGCCGCGCTGCGCGCCGCGCTCGACCAGTTCTTCGACGAAGGCGGCCAGCCGGCGCGCGGCGCGCGCTATGCGCAGAACTGCACGACGCTCGTCGAGGGCATGCGCGCGCTCGGCTTCGAGCCGTTTCTCGACGCGCGCGCGCAGGCGCCCGTCATCGTCACGTTCCACGCGCCCGCCGACCCCGCGTATGCGTTCGCCGCGCTCTACGCGGCCGTGCGCGACGCGGGCTACGTGCTGTATCCGGGCAAGCTGACGACGGCCGACACGTTTCGCGTCGGCTGCATCGGCGCGCTCGGTGCGCCCGAGATGCGCGGCGCGGTGGCGGCGATCGGCGGCGCGCTGAAATCGCTCGGGATCGCGATGCGGTGA